A portion of the Gossypium arboreum isolate Shixiya-1 chromosome 8, ASM2569848v2, whole genome shotgun sequence genome contains these proteins:
- the LOC108460024 gene encoding transcription factor MYB78-like has protein sequence MTPQSKEDMDVRKGPWTEEEDYMLKTYVNVHGEGSWNSVARLSGLKRSGKSCRLRWLNYLRPEVKRGNISLQEQLLILQLHSRWGNRWSKIAQQLPGRTDNEIKNYWRTRVLKQAKQLKCDVNSQEFRDTMRCVWIPRLIERICASSGSPSAQPSTAYEKTSLLPALSGTSSDSQDAELSSVSDLKDCYNPPSNSNNPNSLQNGRGLWSENLGGTWNIEDGVGFQATEGGESMESVWNEENIWFLRQQLYDMI, from the exons ATGACTCCACAAAGTAAAGAAGATATGGATGTAAGGAAAGGTCCATGGACTGAAGAAGAAGACTACATGCTCAAAACTTATGTCAATGTTCATGGTGAAGGTAGCTGGAACTCAGTTGCTCGCTTATCAG GATTGAAAAGAAGTGGAAAAAGCTGCAGATTAAGATGGCTGAACTACTTGAGACCAGAAGTGAAACGTGGGAACATAAGTCTCCAAGAGCAGCTTTTGATTCTTCAACTTCATTCTCGATGGGGCAACag ATGGTCAAAAATTGCACAACAATTACCCGGGAGGACGGACAATGAGATAAAGAACTATTGGAGAACCAGGGTCCTAAAACAGGCAAAACAGCTTAAATGCGACGTTAACAGCCAAGAATTCAGGGACACCATGCGTTGCGTTTGGATTCCTCGTCTGATTGAACGGATCTGTGCTTCATCCGGATCCCCCTCGGCTCAACCCTCCACCGCCTATGAAAAGACGAGTCTCCTGCCCGCGTTATCAGGCACTTCATCAGACTCCCAGGACGCCGAACTCTCCTCCGTTTCAGACCTCAAAGATTGTTACAACCCACCAAGCAATTCAAACAACCCGAATAGCTTACAGAACGGGAGGGGTTTATGGTCGGAAAATTTAGGCGGCACTTGGAATATAGAGGATGGGGTTGGATTTCAGGCGACGGAGGGTGGAGAGTCGATGGAGAGTGTGTGGAACGAAGAGAATATTTGGTTCCTAAGACAGCAGCtttatgatatgatatga